A region from the Haloarcula limicola genome encodes:
- a CDS encoding TIGR04024 family LLM class F420-dependent oxidoreductase: MTDRDVYLPVAAQPSVETLVGMSRLAETSGYDRVWLPETWGRDAVTTLSSVAEHTDEIGIGTSVMNVYSRSPALIGQTAATLQEVSDGRLRLGVGPSGPIVIEGWHGVDFERPLKRTRETVDIVKRVLSGETVNYDGDVFQLSGFRLRCDPPDPVPPVDAGGLGPKSVELAGRFADGWHALLLTADGVAERLDDFERGTELGDRNRESQRVTLSLPCCALEDRERARELTRQHIAFYVGGMGTYYRDALARQGYEATADEVAQRWASGEQEAATAAVGDDLLDEIAAAGTPEECRDQIARFEDIDGVDAVNVSFPRAAERDVIDATIDVLAP, translated from the coding sequence ATGACGGACCGAGACGTCTACCTGCCCGTCGCCGCACAGCCCTCCGTCGAGACGCTCGTCGGGATGAGCCGACTCGCCGAAACGAGCGGTTACGACCGCGTCTGGCTCCCGGAGACGTGGGGTCGGGACGCCGTCACGACGCTCTCGAGCGTCGCCGAGCACACCGACGAGATCGGTATCGGCACCTCGGTCATGAACGTCTACTCCCGGTCGCCCGCGCTCATCGGGCAGACGGCGGCGACGTTACAGGAGGTCTCGGACGGCCGCCTGCGGCTGGGCGTCGGGCCGTCGGGTCCCATCGTCATCGAGGGGTGGCACGGCGTGGACTTCGAGCGACCGCTCAAGCGGACCCGCGAGACCGTCGATATCGTCAAGCGAGTCCTCTCCGGCGAGACGGTGAACTACGACGGGGACGTCTTCCAGCTGTCGGGCTTTCGCCTGCGCTGTGACCCTCCGGACCCGGTGCCGCCGGTGGACGCGGGCGGGCTCGGCCCGAAGTCGGTCGAACTCGCCGGCCGCTTCGCCGACGGTTGGCACGCCCTGCTGTTGACGGCCGACGGCGTCGCCGAGCGACTTGACGACTTCGAGCGCGGCACGGAGCTGGGCGACCGGAACAGGGAGAGCCAGCGCGTCACGCTCTCGCTGCCCTGCTGTGCACTGGAGGACCGCGAGCGCGCCAGGGAGCTGACTCGCCAGCACATCGCGTTCTACGTCGGCGGGATGGGGACCTACTACCGGGACGCGCTGGCCAGACAGGGCTACGAGGCGACGGCCGACGAAGTGGCCCAGCGGTGGGCCTCCGGCGAACAGGAAGCCGCCACGGCGGCCGTCGGCGACGACTTACTGGACGAGATCGCCGCCGCGGGCACGCCCGAGGAGTGTCGGGACCAGATCGCCCGCTTCGAGGATATCGACGGCGTCGACGCCGTCAACGTCTCGTTCCCGCGCGCGGCCGAGCGCGACGTGATCGACGCGACCATCGACGTGCTGGCCCCGTGA
- a CDS encoding SDR family NAD(P)-dependent oxidoreductase, which translates to MSGRFSVDGPAVVTGASRGIGRAVAESFAADGADVAVCSRDESEITAAASEISDEHPGDAIGVECDVRDREGVGAFVEAAVEAFGGLDVLVNNAGASFVSSFDDISANGWQSVVDVNLTGTVNCSQAASDHLDGGSVVNVASVAGTDGAPYMSHYAASKAAVVNLTRTLAYEWAGRDVRVNCVAPGYVATPGLESQMGISAEEVDRESVDRNVGVSAEIADAVRFLASDAASFVTGQTLSPRGVPSIEETPEL; encoded by the coding sequence ATGTCTGGCAGGTTCAGCGTCGACGGACCGGCGGTGGTCACGGGGGCGTCGCGGGGTATCGGGCGGGCCGTCGCGGAATCGTTCGCCGCCGACGGGGCCGACGTCGCCGTCTGCTCGCGCGACGAAAGCGAGATAACTGCGGCGGCAAGCGAAATCAGCGACGAGCACCCGGGCGACGCCATCGGCGTCGAGTGCGACGTCCGCGACCGGGAGGGCGTCGGCGCGTTCGTCGAGGCGGCCGTCGAGGCGTTCGGCGGGCTCGACGTGCTGGTGAACAACGCCGGCGCGTCGTTCGTGTCGTCGTTCGACGACATCTCCGCGAACGGGTGGCAGTCTGTCGTCGACGTGAACCTCACGGGGACGGTCAACTGCTCACAGGCGGCGAGCGACCACCTCGACGGCGGCAGCGTCGTCAACGTCGCCAGCGTGGCCGGCACGGACGGCGCGCCGTACATGAGCCACTACGCCGCCTCGAAGGCGGCCGTCGTCAACCTCACGCGCACGCTGGCCTACGAGTGGGCCGGGAGAGACGTCCGGGTCAACTGCGTCGCACCGGGATACGTGGCGACGCCGGGCCTCGAATCCCAGATGGGCATCAGCGCCGAGGAGGTAGACCGCGAGTCCGTCGACCGCAATGTCGGCGTCAGCGCGGAGATCGCCGACGCCGTTCGGTTCCTCGCCAGCGACGCCGCCTCCTTCGTCACCGGCCAGACCCTCTCCCCGCGCGGCGTGCCGTCGATAGAGGAGACCCCGGAGCTATGA
- a CDS encoding haloacid dehalogenase type II, giving the protein MPFDPDAVTTVTFDSYSTIVDVEAAEAALRERVPDPEPVSRLWRSRSLAYTFIANAIDAYKPFYEMNRDALQYALEAHGVDLDTAERDEILAVYHELDVFDDVRDGMSRLSEAGYDLYVVSNGNPEMLESMVAHADIGGLVEDTVSADEIRTFKPAAELYRHAAARTGTPIDEIAHVTAGYFDVYGAMHAGAQGVWVNRDDGPWDAFAGDPDLTIESFHDLVEELA; this is encoded by the coding sequence ATGCCTTTCGACCCCGACGCCGTGACGACGGTCACGTTCGACTCCTACAGCACCATCGTCGACGTCGAAGCGGCCGAGGCGGCGTTACGAGAACGGGTTCCGGACCCCGAACCAGTCTCGCGGCTCTGGCGTTCCCGTTCGCTGGCCTACACGTTCATCGCCAACGCCATCGACGCGTACAAACCGTTCTACGAGATGAACCGCGACGCGCTCCAGTACGCGCTGGAGGCCCACGGCGTCGACCTCGACACGGCGGAGCGCGACGAGATTCTGGCCGTGTACCACGAACTGGACGTCTTCGACGACGTGCGCGACGGGATGAGCCGCCTCTCCGAGGCCGGCTACGACCTCTACGTCGTCTCGAACGGCAACCCCGAGATGCTGGAGTCGATGGTCGCCCACGCCGACATCGGCGGTCTCGTCGAGGACACCGTCAGCGCCGACGAGATTCGAACGTTCAAACCCGCCGCGGAACTGTACCGCCACGCGGCCGCGCGGACGGGGACGCCCATCGACGAGATCGCCCACGTCACGGCGGGGTACTTCGACGTCTACGGCGCGATGCACGCCGGAGCGCAGGGCGTGTGGGTGAACCGCGACGACGGCCCGTGGGACGCCTTCGCCGGCGATCCGGACCTGACTATCGAGTCGTTCCACGACCTCGTCGAGGAGCTGGCCTGA
- a CDS encoding glycosyl transferase family 2: MDYAQERITTLHDLTDPTPDAPVAESAVVVPIAGETEAAVTPAHVFETLAAVGPSEVVVPLRAPREVALAFREWASEFAVPVTVLWCDSPPLETLLDDRGLGGGTGKGRDVWLGLGVAASRADYVAVHDADATTYAEKHVPRLLAPLTMGHEFVKGYYARVEDDRLYGRLARLFVAPLLRALEDRHTDPLLGYLSAFRYPLAGEFAVTADAARRIRAQRAWGLELGMLGETYSVAGETGTAQVDLGIHRHDHRPVGGRGGLSTMATEVGEALFRALEDGGVAPNYGTLPDAYRTAADRYIKQYAADAAFNGLDYDPDGERAQISEYEESIRPPGPDDRLPAWVDAGLAPSAVVDASRDALERRCDSSLD, from the coding sequence ATGGACTACGCCCAGGAGCGGATCACGACGCTGCACGACCTGACCGACCCGACGCCGGACGCGCCGGTCGCCGAGAGCGCCGTCGTCGTCCCCATCGCCGGCGAGACGGAGGCGGCCGTGACGCCCGCCCACGTCTTCGAGACGCTCGCGGCGGTCGGACCGAGCGAAGTCGTCGTCCCGCTTCGCGCGCCCCGGGAGGTCGCCCTCGCGTTCCGAGAGTGGGCGAGCGAGTTCGCCGTCCCGGTGACGGTGCTGTGGTGTGATTCCCCGCCGTTAGAGACGCTCCTCGACGACCGCGGCCTAGGCGGGGGGACGGGCAAAGGGCGGGACGTCTGGCTCGGCCTCGGCGTCGCCGCGAGTCGGGCCGACTACGTCGCGGTCCACGACGCCGACGCGACGACGTACGCCGAGAAGCACGTTCCCCGACTGCTGGCCCCGCTGACGATGGGCCACGAGTTCGTCAAGGGCTACTACGCGCGCGTCGAGGACGACCGGTTGTACGGCCGCCTCGCGCGGCTGTTCGTCGCGCCGCTGTTGCGCGCCCTGGAGGACCGGCACACGGACCCGTTGCTGGGGTACCTCTCCGCGTTCCGGTATCCGCTGGCCGGCGAGTTCGCGGTCACCGCCGACGCCGCGAGACGGATTCGCGCTCAGCGAGCGTGGGGATTGGAACTCGGGATGCTCGGCGAGACTTACAGCGTGGCCGGCGAGACGGGCACCGCGCAGGTCGACCTCGGAATTCACCGACACGACCACCGACCGGTCGGCGGCCGCGGCGGCCTCTCGACGATGGCGACCGAAGTCGGCGAGGCGCTGTTCCGCGCCCTCGAAGACGGCGGCGTCGCCCCGAACTACGGGACGCTTCCCGACGCGTACCGGACGGCCGCGGACCGCTACATCAAGCAGTACGCCGCGGACGCGGCGTTCAACGGCCTCGACTACGACCCCGACGGGGAGCGAGCACAGATCTCGGAGTACGAAGAGAGCATCCGGCCGCCGGGGCCGGACGACCGGCTCCCGGCGTGGGTCGACGCCGGCCTCGCGCCGTCGGCGGTCGTCGACGCCTCGCGGGACGCGCTCGAACGGCGCTGCGACAGCTCACTCGACTGA
- the folP gene encoding dihydropteroate synthase, with translation MQTVEAAGLGIGDDHPPRIMGVLNVSEESPYDPSVYDDPSEAAAYVDEELVAEGADIVDIGLESANKRLDVLTPEQELARLDTAVETIESVSGDAVFSIETRYAEVADAALKRGFDMVNDICGFADPEMPAVCREHDAAVAKMASPPDLARPGAVEETDWEAARSPEWAERADYVDEIYAALEQNGFTDKTIVDPAFGGWSEEKTLEDDRETFRRLREFRGHARPILVSINRKNFLKSVADRSTEDALPVSLAATSMAVERGAHVVRTHDVAETRDAALVGEAFTERSRVVRDGVTVSELDVRRPMEVARHLERIGADGDASEAYVGRVFEVNGLDSESVDELLTVAERAGLVVRVGESGLLVGGRLDALREATARLPETAAFEPLAEALDP, from the coding sequence ATGCAAACGGTCGAGGCGGCAGGGTTGGGAATTGGTGACGACCACCCGCCCCGCATCATGGGGGTACTGAACGTCAGCGAGGAGTCGCCGTACGACCCGTCGGTCTACGACGACCCGAGCGAGGCCGCCGCGTACGTCGACGAGGAACTCGTCGCGGAGGGAGCGGACATCGTCGATATCGGGCTCGAATCGGCGAACAAGCGCCTGGACGTGCTCACGCCCGAGCAGGAACTGGCGCGGCTGGACACCGCCGTCGAAACCATCGAGTCGGTGAGCGGCGACGCCGTCTTCTCGATCGAGACGCGCTACGCCGAGGTCGCCGACGCGGCGCTGAAGCGGGGCTTCGACATGGTCAACGACATCTGCGGCTTCGCGGATCCGGAGATGCCGGCGGTCTGTCGTGAGCACGACGCCGCCGTCGCCAAGATGGCGAGCCCGCCGGACCTCGCGCGGCCCGGCGCGGTCGAGGAGACCGACTGGGAAGCGGCCCGCTCCCCGGAGTGGGCCGAGCGCGCCGACTACGTCGACGAGATATACGCGGCGCTGGAACAGAACGGCTTCACCGACAAGACCATCGTCGACCCCGCTTTCGGCGGGTGGAGCGAGGAAAAGACCCTGGAAGACGACCGCGAGACGTTCCGCCGCCTTCGGGAGTTCCGCGGTCACGCCCGTCCGATACTCGTCTCCATCAACCGCAAGAACTTCCTGAAGTCCGTCGCCGACCGCTCGACCGAAGACGCGCTGCCGGTCAGCCTCGCCGCCACGTCGATGGCGGTCGAACGCGGCGCGCACGTCGTTCGCACGCACGACGTGGCCGAGACGCGGGACGCGGCGCTCGTCGGAGAGGCGTTCACCGAGCGCTCGCGCGTCGTTCGAGACGGCGTCACGGTGAGCGAACTGGACGTCCGCCGGCCGATGGAGGTCGCTCGTCACCTCGAACGCATCGGTGCGGACGGGGACGCGAGCGAGGCGTACGTCGGCCGGGTCTTCGAAGTGAACGGGCTCGACTCCGAGTCCGTGGACGAACTGCTGACCGTCGCCGAGAGGGCCGGTCTCGTCGTCCGAGTGGGAGAGAGCGGCCTCCTCGTCGGCGGCCGCCTCGACGCGCTGCGGGAGGCGACGGCGCGGCTCCCGGAGACGGCGGCGTTCGAACCGCTCGCCGAGGCGCTCGACCCATGA
- a CDS encoding dihydrofolate reductase, with product MPELTLIAGVARTGAIGDGETIPWYYEEDETQYKERVADHPVVVGRRTHEGMSRIRGTHPVVVTRNPDRYDEEGVTYVSTVADAVDAVAARDERGYVIGGQSVYSMFLPYADRALVSELPEYEVGSRVFPYLGTDWTVTARHAYDTFDVVEYVHDDPRSPPSGE from the coding sequence ATGCCCGAACTGACGCTGATCGCCGGCGTCGCCCGGACCGGCGCCATCGGCGACGGCGAGACGATCCCGTGGTACTACGAGGAAGACGAGACGCAGTACAAGGAGCGCGTCGCTGACCATCCCGTCGTCGTCGGGCGGCGGACCCACGAGGGGATGAGTCGGATCCGGGGCACCCACCCGGTCGTCGTCACTCGAAACCCGGACAGGTACGACGAGGAGGGGGTGACTTACGTCTCGACTGTCGCGGACGCGGTCGACGCCGTCGCGGCGCGCGACGAGCGGGGCTACGTCATCGGCGGGCAGTCCGTCTACTCGATGTTTCTCCCCTACGCCGACCGAGCGCTCGTCTCCGAACTGCCCGAGTACGAGGTGGGGAGCCGCGTCTTCCCCTACCTCGGGACCGACTGGACCGTGACCGCCCGCCACGCCTACGACACCTTCGACGTCGTCGAGTACGTCCACGACGACCCCCGCTCGCCGCCGAGCGGCGAGTGA
- a CDS encoding phosphotransferase family protein, giving the protein MSTPERDIEAVLDESGPDYEGFSFETPAGGHQSDVYMVTLRHGGESYEVVVKFKPAGDAPFAVEPKLHEYVADRTDVPVPRILVFKEDPEMDVRPYFVTERVHGENLAEEFAGLSTEDRRRVMRQAGAVLGDMHSEVGFEAFGRLDLHDGRLIVRDWMGSWREYFETLTRTHLSRLDDTPFADVAERAEERIEPALDLVPEDGVPRLVHDDFRPANLLFDPGADEPITAVLDWQDVLAALPEYNLAQTEFLFVDSSFRDPEVRQRLRAEFRDGYLEQRPMEFGGGYEERRPLYQLSTLLWRMAGFEAAFAEQSGLAQARAEAQYRQQFERLLDGIPL; this is encoded by the coding sequence GTGTCGACACCGGAACGGGACATCGAAGCGGTGCTCGACGAGTCGGGTCCCGACTACGAGGGGTTCTCGTTCGAGACGCCGGCGGGGGGCCACCAGAGCGACGTCTACATGGTGACGCTCCGGCACGGCGGCGAGTCCTACGAGGTCGTGGTGAAGTTCAAACCGGCGGGCGACGCGCCCTTCGCCGTCGAACCGAAGCTCCACGAGTACGTCGCCGACCGCACCGACGTCCCGGTGCCGCGCATCCTCGTCTTCAAGGAGGACCCCGAGATGGACGTTCGGCCCTACTTCGTCACCGAGCGCGTCCACGGCGAGAACTTGGCCGAGGAGTTCGCGGGTCTCTCGACTGAGGACCGACGACGCGTCATGCGACAGGCCGGGGCCGTCCTCGGCGACATGCACTCCGAGGTCGGCTTCGAGGCGTTCGGTCGCCTCGATCTCCACGACGGCCGGCTCATCGTCCGAGACTGGATGGGCAGTTGGCGCGAGTACTTCGAGACGCTGACTCGGACGCACCTCTCTCGGCTCGACGATACGCCGTTCGCGGACGTGGCCGAACGGGCCGAAGAGCGCATCGAACCCGCGCTCGACCTCGTCCCGGAGGACGGCGTGCCGCGGCTCGTCCACGACGATTTCCGCCCGGCGAACCTCCTGTTCGACCCCGGGGCCGACGAGCCGATCACGGCCGTCCTCGACTGGCAGGACGTGCTGGCGGCCCTCCCCGAGTACAACCTCGCACAGACGGAGTTCCTCTTCGTCGACTCGTCGTTTCGGGACCCCGAGGTCCGCCAGCGGCTCCGCGCGGAGTTTCGCGACGGCTATCTCGAACAACGACCGATGGAGTTCGGCGGCGGCTACGAAGAGCGCCGACCGCTGTATCAGCTCTCGACGCTGCTGTGGCGGATGGCCGGGTTCGAGGCCGCCTTCGCCGAGCAGTCCGGCTTGGCACAGGCCCGGGCCGAGGCCCAGTACCGCCAGCAGTTCGAGCGGTTGCTCGACGGTATCCCGCTCTGA
- a CDS encoding ABC transporter ATP-binding protein, with protein sequence MTVIDARNIVKRYRTGGETLEALGGIDFALEAGEFVSIMGPSGSGKSTLLNILGLLATPTEGRVILNGRDVTDLGDRKRTALRKRTIGFVFQHFYLLPTLNAVENVEVPRLFDRDPDRAARARDLLTRVGLGDRFDHRPDQLSGGQKQRVAIARSLINDPAIVLADEPTGSLDRETGRQILDEFRRIADEQDVAIVAVTHDELVNQYVDRTVHLVDGTVGKEILDA encoded by the coding sequence ATGACTGTCATCGACGCCCGAAACATCGTCAAGCGGTACCGGACCGGCGGCGAGACGCTGGAGGCCCTCGGCGGTATCGACTTCGCGCTCGAAGCCGGCGAGTTCGTCTCCATCATGGGGCCCAGCGGGAGCGGGAAGTCCACACTGCTCAACATCCTCGGCCTGTTAGCGACGCCGACGGAGGGCCGAGTCATTCTGAACGGCCGGGACGTGACCGACCTCGGCGACCGCAAGCGGACCGCCCTCCGGAAGCGGACCATCGGGTTCGTCTTCCAGCACTTCTACCTCCTGCCGACGCTGAACGCCGTCGAGAACGTCGAGGTCCCGCGCCTGTTCGACCGCGACCCCGACCGTGCGGCCCGCGCTCGCGACCTGCTCACGCGGGTCGGCCTCGGCGACCGCTTCGACCACAGACCCGACCAGCTCTCGGGCGGGCAGAAACAGCGCGTCGCCATCGCCCGCTCGCTCATCAACGACCCGGCGATCGTCCTCGCCGACGAGCCGACGGGGAGCCTCGACCGCGAGACCGGTCGGCAGATCCTCGACGAGTTCCGCCGCATCGCCGACGAACAGGACGTCGCCATCGTCGCGGTGACCCACGACGAACTGGTCAATCAGTACGTCGACCGGACGGTCCACCTCGTCGACGGCACCGTCGGAAAGGAGATATTGGATGCTTGA
- a CDS encoding ABC transporter permease has translation MLEPLYRRFPAALMASRNLTRTKMRSLLASLGIVIGVVAIASLGMFGVALQYSFTQNLGGVGNQLTVSPNQEAGFDSLSERDVRDIRRAAGPDATVSPVKQGVQPVAFDRNQNTTQLVYGLQNPAEVYNATEGRVPEPFRSGALVGSALAEQHDLHPGSTIAVNGSAVRVRAVLESGDAFSPLNPANRLVLPASSFDQRGYSQVYITAQSGSQANETAMAIRESLNGRQERVTVTEFGDIVDLIEQQFQIINTVLVGIASISLFVAGISILNVMLMSTVERREEIGVLRAVGYQKRDVLKVMLTEATLLGVIGGLVGVLISLVAGLAINHYTVGDAMAVFRMANAWYLLAAFGFGVVTSILSGLYPAWKAASEEPVEALRG, from the coding sequence ATGCTTGAGCCGCTGTATCGCCGCTTCCCCGCGGCGCTGATGGCCAGCCGCAACCTCACGCGGACGAAGATGCGGTCGCTGCTGGCGTCGCTCGGTATCGTCATCGGCGTCGTCGCGATCGCGTCGCTCGGGATGTTCGGCGTCGCGCTGCAGTACTCGTTCACGCAGAACCTCGGGGGCGTCGGCAACCAGCTGACCGTCTCGCCGAATCAGGAGGCGGGCTTCGATTCGCTCTCGGAACGGGACGTCAGAGACATCAGACGCGCCGCGGGACCGGACGCGACGGTGTCGCCGGTCAAGCAGGGCGTCCAACCGGTCGCTTTCGACCGCAATCAGAACACGACGCAGTTAGTCTACGGGCTTCAAAACCCGGCGGAGGTATACAACGCTACCGAGGGACGCGTCCCGGAGCCGTTCCGCTCCGGCGCGCTCGTCGGTAGCGCTCTCGCAGAGCAACACGACTTGCATCCGGGGAGCACGATCGCCGTCAACGGGAGCGCCGTCAGGGTGCGCGCGGTGCTCGAATCGGGCGACGCGTTCTCGCCGCTCAACCCGGCGAACAGGCTCGTTCTCCCGGCCAGTAGCTTCGACCAGCGCGGGTACTCGCAGGTGTACATCACCGCTCAGTCGGGGTCACAGGCCAACGAGACGGCAATGGCGATCCGGGAGTCGCTCAACGGCCGGCAGGAGCGGGTCACCGTCACGGAGTTCGGCGACATAGTCGACCTCATCGAACAGCAGTTCCAGATCATCAACACCGTCCTCGTCGGCATCGCCTCCATCTCGCTGTTCGTGGCCGGCATCTCCATCCTCAACGTGATGCTGATGTCGACCGTCGAGCGCCGAGAGGAGATCGGCGTCCTGCGCGCGGTCGGCTATCAGAAGCGCGACGTGCTCAAGGTGATGCTGACCGAAGCGACGCTCCTGGGCGTCATCGGCGGGCTCGTCGGCGTCCTCATCAGCCTCGTCGCCGGACTGGCCATCAACCACTACACCGTCGGCGACGCGATGGCCGTCTTCCGGATGGCCAACGCGTGGTATCTGCTCGCGGCGTTCGGCTTCGGCGTGGTGACGAGCATCCTGAGCGGCCTCTATCCGGCGTGGAAAGCCGCCAGCGAAGAACCGGTCGAGGCGCTACGCGGCTAG
- a CDS encoding HTH domain-containing protein, with protein sequence MTDDTHLRAELYLRGDTYGTFDAQQQVLNRVKRLEANGVFTESMVAGEWQRIRTMAEDKRSGALATYEEFRDWAERNATSLEPAFERRTRSYVGLDRVDDVVVFPVVSLAIYDDTQLEAVFPCTDGEYTYTVGDALDAFERGDEEWLAQFDTVTVGRTEPWLEPGVETTP encoded by the coding sequence ATGACTGACGACACACACCTTCGGGCGGAACTGTATCTTCGCGGCGACACGTACGGCACCTTCGACGCCCAACAGCAGGTCCTGAACCGAGTCAAGCGGCTCGAAGCCAACGGCGTGTTCACGGAGTCGATGGTCGCCGGCGAGTGGCAGCGGATCCGGACGATGGCCGAGGACAAGCGGTCGGGCGCGCTGGCGACCTACGAGGAGTTCCGCGACTGGGCCGAGCGCAACGCCACGTCGCTGGAACCGGCCTTCGAACGGCGGACCCGGAGCTACGTCGGGCTGGACCGGGTCGACGACGTCGTCGTCTTCCCGGTCGTCTCGCTGGCGATCTACGACGACACGCAGTTAGAGGCCGTCTTCCCGTGTACCGACGGCGAGTACACCTACACGGTGGGCGACGCGCTGGACGCCTTCGAACGCGGCGACGAGGAGTGGCTCGCGCAGTTCGACACCGTCACCGTCGGCCGCACCGAACCGTGGCTCGAACCCGGCGTCGAGACGACGCCCTAG